A stretch of DNA from Acinetobacter sp. C26M:
TTGACTGAAACTCTAGATGCAATCTACCTTGCGAAAGCAAATGGTTATAGCACTGTAATCTCACACCGTTCAGGTGAAACTGAAGATTCAACGATTGCTGACTTGGCAGTAGGTACCGCAGCGGGTCAAATCAAGACTGGTTCACTTTGCCGTTCTGACCGCGTAGCGAAATACAACCAATTACTTCGTATCGAAGAGTTAACGAATGCAGCTTACCGCGGTAAAGCTGAATTCAAAGGTCTAAAATAAGGTCAATTTATCTATGTTGAATACTTCTGATCATCATTCTTTACAAAAGAGAGAAACTCTGAAAATTCATAATCATATAGAATTTGCAGATGATCTTCCTTGTAAGAAGGATGTAGGGAATTTTTCATGATAGAGATGTTTCGATCGACCTCGAGTAAATTGATTCTAGTGCTTGTTATCGCTTTGGTGGCAAGCTTACAGTATCAATTTTGGCTAGGTGAGGGTGGTTATTTTCCTCACCAAGCTTTAACTCAGCAAATTAAGCAGCAGGCAGAAATTAATACTGAACTCAAAGAGCGAAATCGTATTTTAGCGGCTGAAGTTTTTGACTTAAAAAATGGCAGCGAAGCCATTGAAGAACATGCACGTTTAGATTTAGGTTTGATTAAACCGAATGAAACCTTTGTGCAAATGAGTACCATTAGTACCCATTACAAACCAATTTATATCGATCCAAACGCAAAAGAAGACACTGCAACCAATGAAAACCCAGACTAAGCTGTGGGCGGTTGTACCAGCAGCAGGTTCGGGCAGTCGTTTTTCAAAAACTGAATTAAAACAATACCAATATATTCAAGATCGTACTGTACTTGAACACACGGTTAATCGACTGAATACCTTGGATTTGGCCGGCTGTGTACTTGCCATTGGTGCACAAGATAATTTTGCTAAAACACTTCCTTTTCAGCAAAAAAATAAGCTCCATTTTTGTTTGGGTGGCGCAGAGCGAGTACATTCTGTTTTAAACGCCTTGATCTATTTATCTGATATTGCACATGAAGATGATTGGGTATTAGTCCATGACGCTGCACGGCCATGTGTCACAGTAAATTGTCTAACAAGCTTGGTTGAGTCTGCCCAGCATTCAAATCAAAGTGCAATTTTAGCGATCCCTGTGCGTGATACGCTTAAACATGTCGTAAGCCAAAACCAGATTGAGAAAACTGTAAGCCGTGAATTTTTGTGGCAGGCACAGACACCACAAATGGCCAAATTGGGCATTCTTAAGAATGCGATTAAAACAGCACTGGCAGAGCAAGTTACAATTACAGATGAAGCAAGTGCTTTAGAACATATAAATGAACCTGTGCAAGTGGTGCAAGGGCGTTCAGACAATATCAAGATTACCTATGCAGATGATTTAGAGCTTGCTAGATTAATTCTGCAATCCCAAAGCCATTCTTAATTTTCTTTAATTCATGTCTTTTTTTTCGGTTATTGCAAAATAGCCTAAGTAGATTTAGATGAAATTTCTTATTTTTACACCATTCTAAATGACAAAATTTCTACTATTTGTTAAATTTGAATAACATACTTTATAACGGATCAATAAATGAAAAAATTATTAATAGCGGGCCTTTTTACTTTTTCTTTAGTTGGCTGCGCAACAACACCTCAACAACCTCAGGATACTGCTCAAGAAACAATTCGCTATTCATCTAGTCCATGTTTTGGTGCATGCCCGATCTATTCTGTTGAGATTACACCTGAAGGTGCTGTCCATTTTGATGGCAAACAGTACACAAAGGTGACAGGTACTCAAGATTTAACAGTTGATCCTTCTGTTTATAAGAAATTGCAACAAGAGTTGAAAACCTATCGTCCTGCAACGGGTGCAAATGTAAAAACAACGGGTTGTCAAGAAACAGCAACAGACCAACCAAGTGCTTATTTCTCTTGGAAAAAAC
This window harbors:
- a CDS encoding DUF6438 domain-containing protein — translated: MKKLLIAGLFTFSLVGCATTPQQPQDTAQETIRYSSSPCFGACPIYSVEITPEGAVHFDGKQYTKVTGTQDLTVDPSVYKKLQQELKTYRPATGANVKTTGCQETATDQPSAYFSWKKPDGTVTKLSHYTGCISPANTELNKVIDKLPKLIGIEDLVR
- the ftsB gene encoding cell division protein FtsB, encoding MIEMFRSTSSKLILVLVIALVASLQYQFWLGEGGYFPHQALTQQIKQQAEINTELKERNRILAAEVFDLKNGSEAIEEHARLDLGLIKPNETFVQMSTISTHYKPIYIDPNAKEDTATNENPD
- the ispD gene encoding 2-C-methyl-D-erythritol 4-phosphate cytidylyltransferase, with product MKTQTKLWAVVPAAGSGSRFSKTELKQYQYIQDRTVLEHTVNRLNTLDLAGCVLAIGAQDNFAKTLPFQQKNKLHFCLGGAERVHSVLNALIYLSDIAHEDDWVLVHDAARPCVTVNCLTSLVESAQHSNQSAILAIPVRDTLKHVVSQNQIEKTVSREFLWQAQTPQMAKLGILKNAIKTALAEQVTITDEASALEHINEPVQVVQGRSDNIKITYADDLELARLILQSQSHS